In a single window of the Methanobacterium alcaliphilum genome:
- a CDS encoding TetR/AcrR family transcriptional regulator → MAISNRKKKERKRKTNEIIDAAENHFFKKGYEKTTMEEIANALELTKPALYRYFQSKEDLFFAVVHRGSEILSTMMKEEAESQDIGLEKILATGYAYWKFYNQYPDYCRVMLEARNIYPESLEAHYVQKIREHGQDYLGVMCDAISVGKKDGSVRDDINTFLTALFLVESTIAILKSSEATSDVLNLIGMGEEDLIKHSLDLMSHAISKMPILPDDKHSQRQLFK, encoded by the coding sequence TTGGCAATATCAAACAGAAAAAAAAAGGAAAGAAAACGGAAAACCAATGAAATTATTGATGCTGCAGAAAATCATTTCTTCAAAAAAGGATATGAAAAAACTACAATGGAAGAAATAGCCAATGCATTAGAACTTACAAAACCTGCCCTTTACCGTTATTTCCAGAGTAAAGAAGATCTTTTCTTTGCTGTTGTTCATAGAGGAAGTGAAATCCTGAGTACTATGATGAAGGAAGAAGCTGAGTCACAAGATATTGGTTTGGAAAAAATATTGGCCACAGGATATGCCTATTGGAAATTTTACAACCAGTACCCTGATTATTGTCGAGTGATGCTGGAGGCCCGTAACATATATCCCGAGTCTTTGGAAGCACATTATGTTCAGAAGATCAGAGAACATGGACAGGACTATCTAGGAGTAATGTGTGACGCCATATCCGTGGGTAAAAAGGATGGATCAGTTAGAGATGATATTAACACCTTCTTAACTGCTCTATTTTTAGTAGAATCAACCATAGCTATATTAAAATCTTCAGAAGCCACTAGTGATGTTTTAAATTTGATAGGAATGGGGGAAGAAGATTTGATTAAACATTCACTTGATTTGATGAGTCATGCTATTTCAAAAATGCCAATTCTCCCGGATGATAAACATTCACAGAGGCAATTATTCAAATAG
- a CDS encoding class I SAM-dependent DNA methyltransferase, with amino-acid sequence MSFNVPSSSNPHDKCALEYDDLVIETESHAHEIIFGLTFEYTNPGDKLLDLGIGTGISSFLFKKAGLEIWGIDNSIKMLEICEKKAIASDLKLFDLKNEKLPYINEFEHVIAVGLFHFFEDLDNFFAEAKRIIKSGGTFSFTIKFSPSGISHIKNIEYETDVFGHDYEYLNNLYKKYSFKLLKKAQFLSFNDTSKNEQFLFEAYVLIAE; translated from the coding sequence ATGTCATTTAATGTTCCTTCAAGTTCTAATCCTCATGATAAGTGTGCTTTAGAATATGATGATCTAGTAATAGAAACAGAATCCCATGCTCATGAGATTATATTTGGATTGACTTTTGAATATACCAATCCTGGAGATAAATTACTTGATTTAGGTATAGGGACGGGTATAAGTTCATTTCTTTTTAAAAAAGCAGGTTTAGAAATATGGGGTATTGATAACTCTATTAAAATGTTAGAAATTTGTGAAAAAAAGGCCATTGCTTCTGATTTAAAGTTATTTGATTTAAAAAATGAAAAACTGCCTTATATTAATGAATTTGAACACGTAATAGCCGTTGGATTGTTTCATTTTTTTGAAGATCTTGATAATTTTTTTGCTGAAGCGAAAAGAATAATTAAGTCGGGCGGAACTTTCAGCTTCACCATTAAATTTTCCCCATCTGGAATTTCGCATATAAAAAATATAGAATATGAAACAGATGTCTTTGGTCATGACTATGAATATTTAAATAATCTTTACAAAAAATACAGCTTTAAACTTTTAAAAAAAGCTCAGTTTTTAAGTTTTAATGATACTTCTAAAAACGAACAATTTCTTTTTGAAGCTTATGTATTGATAGCAGAATAA
- a CDS encoding NAD(P)H-dependent oxidoreductase → MKSNNVLILIGSPKGRKSASNNIASYLEDRFKINNVETEKIYLVENQNGERLNKVVKKTLNSELVVLIAPLYIDSIPAITIKFMEEYHLQHNLLPKTQQRLLSIFNSGFPEPKQNDVAIDICKNFAHQTGMEWEGGITIGMGAAFQSQSLKNAGGMARNLRKGLDEVIDSLSIDKPVPDKAIVIASKPLAPLFVSKFIMRWFGGFMWKKKVKDKTVQKEMYKRPYEI, encoded by the coding sequence ATGAAGTCTAATAATGTTTTAATACTTATTGGAAGTCCTAAAGGAAGAAAAAGCGCATCTAATAACATTGCATCATACTTAGAAGATAGATTTAAAATCAATAATGTGGAAACTGAAAAAATCTATCTTGTAGAAAACCAGAATGGGGAAAGGTTGAATAAGGTTGTTAAAAAAACTTTAAACTCTGAATTGGTAGTATTAATCGCTCCGTTATATATCGATAGCATTCCTGCAATAACTATTAAGTTTATGGAAGAGTATCATCTTCAACACAACTTATTACCTAAAACCCAACAGCGACTCTTGAGCATATTTAACTCTGGCTTTCCTGAACCCAAACAAAATGATGTGGCTATTGATATATGTAAAAATTTTGCACATCAGACCGGTATGGAATGGGAGGGCGGTATAACTATAGGAATGGGTGCTGCCTTCCAATCACAATCCTTAAAGAATGCGGGTGGTATGGCACGAAACCTCAGGAAAGGTTTAGATGAGGTAATAGATTCTCTTTCTATAGATAAACCAGTTCCGGATAAGGCTATAGTTATTGCATCTAAACCATTGGCACCACTTTTCGTTAGTAAATTTATCATGCGCTGGTTTGGTGGATTTATGTGGAAGAAAAAAGTAAAGGACAAAACTGTCCAAAAAGAAATGTACAAACGTCCATATGAAATATAA
- a CDS encoding helix-turn-helix transcriptional regulator, producing the protein MKTRIKYLRQELGISQQDLAKQVGVTRQTINALENGRYNPSLMVAHKITRILRCSHIEDVFLIDE; encoded by the coding sequence ATGAAAACCAGGATTAAATATCTACGCCAAGAGTTAGGTATAAGTCAGCAAGACCTGGCTAAACAAGTCGGTGTGACCAGACAAACAATTAATGCCCTTGAAAATGGTAGATATAATCCTTCATTAATGGTTGCACATAAAATAACCCGGATCTTAAGATGTTCTCATATTGAAGATGTATTTTTAATTGACGAATAG
- a CDS encoding class I SAM-dependent methyltransferase, which produces MNKNPEWYFNEKQIGVDYMNSKIAQEYNNQHESFRNFKEESEKIVSELGINPDDTVVDFGCGTGGISLNLAKYCKKVICVDISSSMLEILKNNAKNENINNIETHCAGFLSYKHQGAKVNKIISIFSMHHLPDFWKSVALLKMNKILKKGGKLYLFDVAFTFEVENYEHNIGDFIDTMQKNAGNDMAKETIIHIKEEYSTYNWIMTSLIEKSGFFIDSKKIESENIVCYICTVL; this is translated from the coding sequence ATGAATAAGAATCCCGAATGGTATTTTAATGAAAAACAGATTGGTGTTGATTATATGAACTCCAAGATTGCCCAGGAATATAATAATCAACACGAAAGTTTTAGAAATTTTAAAGAAGAATCAGAAAAGATTGTCAGTGAATTAGGAATAAATCCAGATGATACCGTCGTAGATTTTGGCTGTGGAACTGGCGGAATATCCCTTAATCTGGCAAAATACTGTAAAAAAGTTATATGTGTTGATATTTCTAGTTCTATGCTTGAAATATTAAAAAATAATGCTAAAAATGAAAATATTAATAATATTGAAACTCACTGTGCAGGTTTTTTAAGTTATAAACATCAAGGAGCAAAGGTCAATAAAATTATTTCTATTTTCTCTATGCATCATCTCCCTGATTTCTGGAAATCGGTTGCACTTTTAAAGATGAATAAAATATTAAAAAAAGGTGGTAAGCTTTATTTATTTGATGTGGCATTCACTTTTGAAGTAGAAAACTACGAACATAATATTGGGGATTTTATAGATACTATGCAAAAGAATGCCGGGAATGATATGGCGAAAGAGACAATAATCCATATTAAAGAAGAATATAGTACATATAATTGGATTATGACTAGTTTAATCGAAAAATCAGGTTTTTTTATTGATTCTAAAAAAATTGAATCTGAAAATATTGTATGTTATATTTGCACCGTACTTTAG
- a CDS encoding carboxymuconolactone decarboxylase family protein yields MKEEKQRPYQFTEAVSSELTSAFENLASEIMKDGALSFKDKSLIGLACAVAINCEHCVKAHKKQALLKGATKDQILEAAAIGAQVRLGSGLTFASFVLDD; encoded by the coding sequence GTGAAAGAAGAAAAACAAAGACCATACCAGTTCACAGAAGCGGTTAGCTCAGAATTAACTTCAGCATTTGAAAATTTAGCATCAGAAATTATGAAAGATGGAGCATTATCTTTTAAAGATAAATCTCTAATTGGTCTGGCGTGTGCAGTGGCTATTAACTGTGAGCATTGTGTAAAAGCACACAAAAAACAAGCTTTATTAAAAGGAGCTACGAAGGATCAAATCTTAGAAGCCGCAGCTATTGGAGCTCAGGTAAGATTAGGATCTGGTTTAACATTCGCTTCTTTTGTGCTGGATGATTAA
- a CDS encoding AAA family ATPase — protein MEDLPWGTDAELTDAQFYNREQDIQIIRTLLESTSKGSPPTIMIIGIRGVGKTVLLKKIKRELEKDYLTSYIDLSATSGYQRGKLTEMGIIEHFYSTWLESCEKKGFSTILKKVSKFFKTKNFGLKDIVDAGGLPLPIPQSEDDYKKLSKFVLDLPQLIFDDHKDKIKGSIIIIDEFQALNDLGENLDSFLWFFRSVIQNQKNVAYIFSGSITSRDEMIEKIAGHSGAFGGRMLNIELKPFTKETVQSYLLEKLPSLNLDESGFERFYKCTQGIPFYVNTFAKLLQKDIHLNEKKVKEEFYRTLPFLAVHLINQWSRLTFHEQNIVTTLIDQPCKRKEIAEKLNITPGSLSKPLNKLQKLRLIESKNSIYHISEPILKAWLKNEYQEKGVFPFRSM, from the coding sequence ATGGAAGATCTACCCTGGGGAACTGATGCTGAATTAACAGATGCTCAATTTTATAATAGAGAACAGGATATCCAAATAATTAGGACTTTATTAGAATCAACATCAAAAGGATCACCTCCCACGATTATGATAATTGGGATTAGGGGTGTAGGTAAAACCGTGCTCCTAAAAAAGATAAAAAGAGAACTTGAAAAGGATTATTTAACTAGTTATATTGATCTATCTGCAACATCAGGATATCAAAGAGGAAAATTAACTGAGATGGGAATAATTGAACATTTTTATTCAACCTGGTTAGAATCATGCGAGAAAAAGGGGTTTTCTACAATATTGAAAAAGGTATCTAAATTCTTTAAAACAAAAAACTTTGGTTTAAAAGATATAGTGGATGCAGGAGGATTACCCTTACCTATTCCCCAATCAGAAGATGATTACAAAAAACTTTCAAAATTTGTTTTAGATTTGCCTCAATTAATTTTTGATGATCATAAAGATAAAATTAAAGGTTCAATAATAATTATTGATGAATTTCAGGCTCTTAATGATTTAGGTGAAAATTTAGATTCATTTTTATGGTTTTTTAGAAGTGTAATCCAAAATCAGAAGAATGTGGCTTATATATTCTCCGGATCAATAACATCACGTGATGAAATGATCGAAAAAATAGCCGGTCACAGCGGTGCTTTTGGAGGCAGAATGTTAAATATTGAGCTAAAACCTTTTACTAAAGAAACAGTTCAAAGTTACCTTTTAGAAAAATTACCTTCTCTGAATTTAGATGAAAGTGGTTTTGAAAGATTTTATAAATGCACACAGGGAATACCTTTTTATGTTAATACTTTTGCCAAGTTACTGCAAAAAGATATCCATTTAAATGAAAAAAAAGTTAAAGAGGAGTTTTATAGGACATTACCTTTTTTGGCTGTTCATTTAATTAATCAATGGAGCAGATTAACATTTCATGAGCAAAATATCGTCACCACGCTAATTGATCAACCATGCAAAAGGAAAGAAATTGCTGAAAAATTAAATATAACCCCCGGATCTTTAAGTAAACCATTAAATAAACTTCAAAAATTAAGATTGATTGAATCAAAAAATAGTATTTACCATATCTCAGAACCCATTTTAAAAGCTTGGCTTAAAAATGAATATCAAGAAAAAGGTGTTTTCCCTTTTAGAAGCATGTAA
- a CDS encoding sensor histidine kinase, producing the protein MLNNNGVKNTREPSLKNLPEKSEIREDNYFCKQPDKLEHYKNLIENYKDVLARYDLDLRFKYITPNINEYTGKNAEHYLGKTHLESDFFPDMAKVFDEYLNECINTKKPMDVDFSIMSINGLVYANSRIYPEYDLNGNVKSVLTITRDDTHRIKSEKTLKAKEEKYRALFESNPNYIVVIGLDGIIQDVNQATEKVFGAYKEDLIGKNFMELDFIPKDDLLFHYEKVSHLLNHGDLSPYEAPVIDKNGNLRWIEILLSYVKRENDIDNILIICNDINQRRVTEEEIKASFNEKENILSEIHHRVMNNMQIISSLLNLQTQFTKEDNENNLDILKECQNRVMAMAMIHEKLYQSKAFTFIKFDDYLEKMVRDLFKSYNIPNENIKLIIESEDIWFNLETAVPCGLIINELVSNCLKHTCPKEKGEIYVYFKKKMDKYILIISDNGQGLGKNFNLDTADSHGFKIVNNLVDQLRGTIILKKTPGTTFKITFKELE; encoded by the coding sequence TTGTTAAATAATAATGGGGTTAAAAATACCAGAGAACCATCACTAAAGAATCTTCCTGAAAAAAGTGAAATTCGAGAAGATAATTATTTTTGTAAACAACCTGATAAACTGGAACATTATAAAAACCTCATTGAAAATTATAAAGACGTATTAGCCAGATATGATTTAGATCTTCGTTTTAAATATATTACTCCCAATATTAATGAATATACAGGGAAAAATGCAGAACACTATCTTGGAAAGACCCATTTAGAATCAGATTTTTTTCCAGATATGGCTAAAGTTTTTGATGAATATTTAAATGAATGTATTAATACTAAAAAACCGATGGATGTGGATTTTTCTATAATGAGTATAAATGGATTAGTATATGCTAATTCTCGTATTTATCCAGAATATGATTTAAATGGAAATGTTAAATCTGTTTTAACTATCACACGTGATGATACTCATCGCATAAAATCTGAAAAAACCTTAAAAGCTAAAGAAGAAAAGTACCGAGCTCTTTTTGAATCCAATCCTAACTATATAGTAGTTATAGGGTTGGATGGTATAATTCAAGATGTTAATCAAGCCACAGAAAAGGTCTTTGGAGCATATAAAGAAGATTTAATTGGTAAAAATTTCATGGAACTGGATTTTATTCCAAAGGACGATCTATTATTTCACTATGAAAAGGTTTCCCATCTATTAAATCATGGCGATTTATCTCCTTATGAAGCTCCAGTGATAGATAAAAATGGGAATTTACGTTGGATTGAAATACTATTATCCTATGTAAAACGAGAAAATGATATTGATAATATCCTTATTATCTGCAATGATATAAACCAGCGCAGAGTGACAGAAGAAGAAATTAAAGCATCTTTCAATGAGAAAGAAAATATTTTAAGCGAAATTCATCACAGAGTAATGAATAATATGCAAATTATTTCCAGTTTGCTAAATCTTCAAACACAGTTTACCAAAGAGGATAATGAAAATAATTTGGATATTTTAAAAGAATGTCAAAACAGGGTAATGGCCATGGCCATGATCCATGAAAAACTATATCAATCTAAGGCTTTTACATTTATAAAATTTGACGATTACCTTGAAAAAATGGTCCGGGATTTATTCAAGTCATATAATATTCCTAACGAAAACATTAAATTAATAATTGAATCAGAAGACATATGGTTTAATTTAGAAACTGCAGTACCTTGTGGACTTATAATTAATGAACTGGTTTCCAACTGTTTAAAACATACATGCCCGAAAGAAAAGGGGGAGATTTATGTTTATTTTAAAAAAAAAATGGATAAATATATATTAATAATCAGTGATAATGGTCAAGGATTAGGCAAAAATTTCAATCTGGATACTGCAGATTCTCATGGTTTTAAAATTGTCAATAATCTTGTTGATCAATTGAGAGGAACTATTATCCTTAAAAAAACTCCTGGAACTACATTTAAAATTACATTTAAAGAATTAGAATAG
- a CDS encoding ABC transporter ATP-binding protein, translating into MKYIIETKNLTKMYGKEIGVDSINIKVKKGTIYGLLGRNGAGKTTLMCMLMNLYYPTSGEIFLFGENYQTNPQLYKRIGSIIESPGFYENLTGEENLKYFAKLRGQYNKEDLNYALNAMDLDTAKEKVFGKYSMGMKQRLSIAAAIMHKPDILILDEPVNGLDPVGINEVRKYLKRLCDEHGVTILISSHILGEIERLVDTIGVIHEGKLIEEISMENLQNSNENYVEFEVSNIEKASQILKEKFSIENYIKVQNNSLRIYSNFENRGKINNEFVEEGIEVSKIVPGEYKLEDYFSRLIGDDSIA; encoded by the coding sequence ATGAAATATATAATTGAAACTAAGAACCTGACTAAAATGTATGGAAAAGAAATAGGAGTCGATTCCATCAATATCAAGGTAAAAAAAGGCACTATTTATGGCTTACTTGGTAGAAACGGTGCAGGGAAAACCACATTAATGTGCATGTTAATGAACCTGTACTATCCCACTTCTGGGGAAATATTTCTCTTTGGAGAAAACTACCAGACTAATCCCCAACTTTACAAAAGAATTGGCAGTATTATTGAGTCTCCTGGATTTTATGAGAACCTTACGGGGGAAGAAAATCTGAAATACTTTGCAAAACTCCGGGGCCAGTACAATAAAGAGGATTTAAATTACGCTTTAAATGCAATGGACCTGGATACTGCAAAAGAAAAAGTTTTTGGAAAATATTCCATGGGAATGAAGCAGAGATTAAGTATTGCTGCTGCTATAATGCATAAACCCGACATTTTAATCCTGGATGAACCCGTTAATGGTCTTGATCCTGTGGGAATAAATGAAGTTCGAAAATATTTAAAACGGCTTTGCGATGAACATGGTGTCACCATACTAATATCAAGCCATATCCTAGGAGAAATAGAACGATTAGTAGATACTATTGGTGTGATACATGAAGGAAAGTTAATTGAAGAAATTTCGATGGAAAACCTACAAAATAGTAATGAGAATTATGTGGAATTTGAGGTTTCCAATATAGAAAAGGCTTCTCAAATCCTTAAAGAAAAATTTAGTATAGAAAACTATATTAAAGTCCAAAACAATTCCTTGAGGATTTATTCAAATTTTGAAAATCGAGGAAAAATTAATAACGAATTTGTCGAAGAAGGTATTGAAGTTAGTAAAATCGTACCTGGAGAATATAAGCTAGAAGATTACTTTTCACGATTAATAGGAGATGATTCGATTGCATAA
- the rnc gene encoding ribonuclease III, producing MELLEKYSIKPNNLHLYELAFIHESYSNEKNMNECYERLEFLGDAVLDLVVSEYLYNADSDLNEGQLTRTRANYVCKKALYTYSHELELEKYIKIGASIDLTLREIDSIKSDVFESFIGAIYLDQGWDVVTEFLFKIVIPHIENGDIFFYDYKSELKQLCDQKTFELYYELINEEGEPHEKTFTMEVYINKESFGTGIGGSKKEAEQNAAKIALSKI from the coding sequence ATGGAACTACTTGAAAAATATTCAATTAAACCAAATAATCTTCATTTATATGAACTTGCTTTTATCCACGAATCATATTCCAATGAAAAAAACATGAACGAATGTTATGAAAGATTAGAATTTTTAGGAGATGCAGTCCTAGACTTGGTGGTATCTGAATATTTGTATAATGCTGACTCTGATTTAAATGAAGGACAACTTACCCGTACAAGGGCCAATTACGTATGTAAAAAGGCACTTTATACTTATTCCCATGAATTGGAACTGGAAAAATATATAAAAATAGGTGCAAGTATAGATCTAACCCTTCGAGAAATTGATTCTATTAAAAGTGATGTTTTTGAGTCATTTATTGGGGCAATTTATCTTGATCAAGGTTGGGATGTTGTTACAGAATTCCTATTTAAAATTGTTATTCCCCACATAGAAAATGGAGATATCTTTTTTTATGATTACAAATCTGAATTAAAGCAGTTATGTGATCAAAAAACTTTTGAATTGTATTACGAGTTAATCAATGAAGAAGGAGAACCACACGAGAAAACTTTCACTATGGAAGTTTATATTAATAAAGAAAGCTTTGGTACTGGTATTGGCGGCAGTAAAAAAGAAGCAGAACAGAATGCTGCCAAAATAGCATTGAGTAAGATTTAA
- a CDS encoding ABC transporter permease, which translates to MHNLVYGEFLKLKRSKMFLLVLLGSLTAPTLTFISFLKNHIENPANIFAFKDLFDQGNLFIALLFGMVVYVVLAAYLFSREYSEHTLKTIISVPVSRTKFIISKYITFFIMVMILTTIAWLGTLILGILGGASGLTFNILTISFIQFYSTAILLYLTLSPFVFITLLMKNLVLPIVAAAAITLGNLIIFGDKWAALYPWSSVYLLATNTVATTGYGLYVPLLVVLATFLTGFIASYAYFKKADVKL; encoded by the coding sequence TTGCATAATTTAGTTTATGGTGAATTTTTAAAACTTAAAAGATCCAAAATGTTTTTGTTGGTTTTATTAGGCAGTTTAACGGCTCCAACATTGACTTTTATTTCTTTTCTAAAGAACCATATTGAAAATCCAGCGAATATATTTGCCTTTAAAGATCTATTTGATCAGGGAAATCTATTCATAGCTTTACTCTTTGGTATGGTTGTTTATGTAGTTCTTGCAGCATATCTTTTTAGCAGGGAATACAGTGAACATACCCTAAAAACCATTATCTCAGTACCGGTATCAAGGACTAAGTTCATTATCAGCAAATACATTACTTTTTTTATCATGGTAATGATCTTAACCACAATAGCATGGTTAGGGACATTAATACTTGGTATTTTAGGAGGAGCATCTGGTTTGACTTTCAATATCTTAACCATTTCATTTATCCAGTTCTATTCAACCGCGATACTTCTTTACTTAACATTAAGCCCATTTGTTTTCATCACTTTATTGATGAAGAATTTAGTCCTACCAATAGTGGCTGCGGCTGCTATAACACTAGGAAACCTAATTATATTTGGTGATAAATGGGCTGCGCTTTATCCATGGAGTTCAGTTTATCTTTTAGCAACTAATACCGTGGCGACAACAGGTTATGGCTTGTACGTTCCACTTTTAGTAGTATTAGCCACATTTTTAACGGGATTTATAGCAAGTTATGCCTATTTTAAAAAGGCTGATGTGAAATTATAA
- a CDS encoding flavodoxin family protein, producing MKSIILNGSNGADTSITSIDREITLKLEENGWDVENIHLNEEKIATCIGCFGCWLETPGECIIKDKGQELAKKVIQSDLLVLLTPITFGGYSYQLKKIVDRLIPNILPFFIKIDGEIHHQPRYEKNPNLLAIGYLPQSDTESELIFTKLIRRNAINMHCPNYHVQIITGEVKKLDLDKSIIIHDNGVIK from the coding sequence ATGAAATCTATAATATTAAATGGTTCCAATGGTGCTGACACTTCAATTACATCTATTGACCGTGAAATTACCCTTAAACTGGAAGAAAATGGGTGGGATGTTGAAAATATCCATTTAAATGAAGAAAAAATAGCCACATGCATTGGTTGTTTCGGTTGCTGGTTGGAAACACCGGGAGAATGTATAATAAAAGACAAGGGTCAGGAACTAGCTAAAAAAGTTATCCAATCTGATCTCCTGGTACTCTTAACACCCATAACATTTGGTGGTTATTCTTATCAACTTAAAAAGATTGTTGACCGTCTTATCCCTAATATACTTCCCTTTTTTATTAAGATAGATGGAGAAATACACCACCAGCCGAGATATGAAAAAAACCCTAACCTGCTGGCTATAGGATATTTACCTCAGAGTGATACTGAAAGCGAGCTCATATTCACCAAACTTATTAGACGTAATGCCATAAACATGCACTGCCCCAATTATCATGTACAGATCATTACAGGTGAGGTTAAAAAACTGGATCTTGACAAATCTATTATTATTCATGACAATGGAGTGATAAAATGA
- a CDS encoding zinc-ribbon domain-containing protein, with translation MAKINLNPKRCPYCGAQNRPFTTQCSQCGRQLPSKTQSRIKLAKKIVKGSQVLIKSAISKKYREKTMNKMMGKIYGVNMNQFNHNMGNFNRNSSGNFGYLLCDSCPVYYKLDHPLSPDDPKFCGCGGNLIYADKPRSH, from the coding sequence ATGGCAAAAATAAACTTAAACCCTAAAAGATGCCCTTATTGTGGAGCCCAAAACAGGCCATTTACTACCCAGTGTTCACAGTGTGGTAGACAGTTACCTTCTAAAACACAAAGCAGAATAAAACTGGCAAAAAAAATCGTTAAAGGATCCCAGGTTCTTATAAAATCAGCTATTTCTAAAAAGTATCGGGAGAAAACCATGAATAAGATGATGGGTAAAATATACGGAGTCAATATGAATCAATTTAATCATAATATGGGCAATTTCAACCGAAACTCATCTGGAAATTTTGGTTACTTGCTTTGTGATAGCTGTCCGGTGTATTATAAACTGGATCATCCTTTAAGCCCAGATGATCCAAAATTTTGTGGATGTGGCGGCAATCTCATTTATGCAGATAAGCCAAGATCTCATTAA
- a CDS encoding DUF4013 domain-containing protein yields MILDIFKDAVEYSAQDWKSVVELGGFLFFSFLIFPIFLVWGYFYNVTQTAVNGLINGNDPLPKFNHLGDMLIKGIKIFLVKFLYGLLFLILIFILYLSQLNFFITLTLVIIVGILLYLISSIAMVHMVEKKGDMKSVFKIREILSIINSIGWSKLIGFYLGFMALAFGIFIVVTFLFGVVMGILGVSIHAMSLTLVIGNTMALLILLLYGIFISFIFIPYFVIFEGRALGLIYNLGK; encoded by the coding sequence ATGATTTTAGATATTTTCAAAGATGCAGTAGAGTATTCAGCTCAAGATTGGAAGTCTGTTGTTGAATTAGGTGGTTTTTTATTTTTCAGCTTCTTAATATTCCCCATATTTTTAGTATGGGGTTACTTTTACAATGTTACACAAACTGCAGTTAATGGACTAATAAATGGAAACGATCCACTCCCAAAATTTAATCACTTGGGGGATATGTTAATAAAAGGAATTAAAATATTCCTTGTAAAATTCTTATATGGTTTATTATTCCTAATCTTAATTTTTATTTTATATCTATCCCAATTGAATTTTTTTATAACCCTAACTCTAGTCATTATAGTCGGAATTTTATTATATTTAATTTCATCCATAGCTATGGTGCACATGGTTGAAAAAAAAGGAGATATGAAATCTGTATTTAAAATAAGAGAAATATTGTCCATAATAAATTCTATTGGATGGTCCAAATTAATTGGATTTTATCTTGGTTTTATGGCGCTTGCTTTCGGGATCTTCATTGTTGTAACTTTCTTATTTGGAGTGGTTATGGGTATATTGGGAGTAAGTATTCATGCAATGTCTCTAACATTAGTAATTGGGAATACTATGGCTTTATTAATACTCCTTTTATATGGAATATTTATCTCATTCATCTTTATTCCGTATTTCGTGATTTTTGAAGGGCGTGCTTTGGGATTAATTTACAATTTAGGGAAATAA